TATCAGTGACCATTGTTGTGTATAATTATTCCAAACAATCATGAAAAAATGAGGATCATGTGACTAAAAAAGGTGACAAGTTCCTGTCCGATCTCTATATAGAAGGTATGGGTAACATAGAATCATTATGCTTGCGATGACTCACAGTTTGTTCGGCGGTGGTaatccttctcctctccctcactttttgttgtctcttctcctccacctgCTGACACAGGTCTTTGTAGTAGTGCATCTTTCTTTCCTATAAGTTACAGCATATTGGTCATGGAGTATGGTTCAACATGAAAAAGAAAAACAGCAAAATTAGCATGATCTGCTCTTTTAACATGGACAAAAGCTTATTTTGGGGGGCACACCAATTTCTAAAGTGATTACCTCTCTGATGATGGCAGAATGCTTCCTGGTTACTACTGGTGGGATCCTGATGTCAGATCCTGGCTGAGAAGAGGTTGATGGTTTTCCCTAGATTAAAGATGTCAATATATTTTGTTATGGCAGAGCCTATCCTACGTGGTCCACATATGAATAAACTTAGCATGTTGGATGATTGAGTCAAATGTAGAGCAACACTGGCCTCCTGTGTTTAATTGAAGCTAGTACATGTACCACTACTGGCTCATTATCAATGATGTCAGTAAAAAAAGCCAACGGCTATAAAAATGTTGCTTAGTTTATTCAGGACTGTAAAACTTTAATGACATTCTCACTATATCAATACCAACATGATATCAATAAAGGGTTCTGATACCTTTGTGAGTCTGGATGAATAAGCAAATGAATCCGTGTTGTTGCTGCCATCAATGTTGGTTAGACTTGCATTGCCTTTCAGCATCAGTAAAGGCCTACCGACTAAAGTGGGAACAAGAACAGTTTACAATTGGGTATGTCCAGTGTGTTTCTTTGTACATTAAAACACAGGGAATTAGTATAGGATCTTACCATGATCTTTTCTGATCACCGTCATCTGATAAATTGATTGTTCCCTTCTCTGAAAAAGAAGGTAAATACAGGTTACCACTgtaccattgtgtgtgtgtgtgtgtgtgtgtgtgtgtgtgtgtgtgtgtgtgtgtgtgtgaacatcatctcagttacagtatattactcACCTGGCTGTTCCTagatgtggatacattgaagccCTTCCGTACTGGGAAGGGGGCTGGTCTAACACATTGGCTTAGATTGGAACCACACCTTGAAACATCTGAAATGTGGCATCATTTGATTAATTTAATCTATAGTACAAAGCATGTGAAATAAAAAAGATCATACTACTATACTtatatacaaatatattttcTGGCATTAATCCTGAACGCCTGTGACCGATTATGACTGAATAGGGCCCCAGGCCTTTCCAATAGATGCTATCCTATCTGTCTCTTTGTTGTAGCgttcaatacattttattttcaaatCCCACTATCAGGCTGACTCACCAGGCTTTTTGTCTTTCATGTCCGTGACTGTGTAGTCAAACACATGCTTGGTTTTCCTGTACACTATGTCCTGCAGGCTTTCCGTAGGGGAGAACAGCGAGAAAGGAGGTCCTGATCTTCTGCAGAGCCTTCGCACTGCAAAACACAGGAAGTGACAGAGGACCATGACACAAACCAGGTGGCTTCACAGAGGAAACCTCCATTAAGACACTCCATCATCATGATAGTACCAAAACACAGACATCATGGGATGACTCAATGGGAGGCAGATATTTCATAAAAATGATCTATGATCAAGGATTATTTGTAATTATACTGATTAAACGACACCAGCCTGGGGACGACCCATCTTCAACCTCCCTTAGTGTCATTTATCATAATCAATGTTTGAGACTCAAATCTCTTGAAACTAACTTATGTCATCAATGTGATTGATGATAACGCATACCTCCATTTGTAACAGTAATGTTTAAatgactaataataataataataatgatctcACTTCTGTCCCTGAGGAATGCAGCCTCATATCCCTCACTGAAAGGCTTTAGTGGTAACTGAAAGCAGATAGCGTAAACACAGTGAACCACAGCGGCCCTAACAGCAAGGGCTTTCAGTAGGTTTTGAGAAATCTCAAATGCAGTACTTGGCTAGAGCCTATCTACATCAAGCAAGAACATGAAACAGAAAGTATGGCATAACCTTAGGTAACGAGCAAGTTTTTTAACGTATTATAACATACAACATTCATGCTGAAATTTCAGAGAAAATACAAGGGGAAAGAGTGTATAATGACGTACGGGTGGTAATTATGGGCACTTGTCCTTGATTCAGACAGTACGTTGCAGAGGAGGCTGGAGGGAGGAGTTATACGAGGACGGCTCATTGAAGTGGCAGCAATGGAAAAAAACGGAACGTATCAAACACATTAAACATATGTAAAtcacatgtttgactctgttccattccagtcattacaataaGCCAGATCTCCTATAGCTcctaccaccagcctcctctggtacgTTGTGACTCACCAGTATCTTGGCCTGATCTTTCATCCTTGTCTGTGTTTCTGGTACACTCATCCCttataaaataaaatgtcatgCTTTTTCAAATGCCAAcatttacagtatactgtaggagAGCAGTTCAAATTGTAAAAGTTATAGGCCAAGTACTGCAGACTGGCATTCTGAGGACATAAGCTAGTTCTTTCTTTGACTGAAAACAAAACAAGTGTCAGTCTGTTTAGGTAGTTCTTAGTTGGCATGAGAGATTATAGGTAGTTGTTGATGTAACAGAACATCATGATTATGTCTACAGTGTACAATGTACCTTTATCACTTTGGAGCTGAATATATTCTTTTGGTGACTCACATTTCTGAAATTCAAAAATCAATTCTATTTCTATATTTGTTTTAATTGTTCAATTAATTCTATATTTCTGTGTCTGCGTCATGGGAGGTCCTTGTTCTTGTTTACCGTTCTTGAGGTCTCCTTTTTATGAACTGGTAACTCTGGGAGTTTTGCCCCC
The window above is part of the Salvelinus namaycush isolate Seneca chromosome 7, SaNama_1.0, whole genome shotgun sequence genome. Proteins encoded here:
- the LOC120050382 gene encoding uncharacterized protein LOC120050382 translates to MNAREVGEFRVSSCFERGIKNQETSFRTVTLDYNDGDDYDDTEGIAEHTTKPEVTEVRRLCRRSGPPFSLFSPTESLQDIVYRKTKHVFDYTVTDMKDKKPDVSRCGSNLSQCVRPAPFPVRKGFNVSTSRNSQRREQSIYQMTVIRKDHVGRPLLMLKGNASLTNIDGSNNTDSFAYSSRLTKGKPSTSSQPGSDIRIPPVVTRKHSAIIREERKMHYYKDLCQQVEEKRQQKVRERRRITTAEQTHNETMQFCTWGMPGSGAPNYHLDSVRRNKFSCTGMIPQEQLRCKGFSGIPFHLHVK